From the Terriglobia bacterium genome, the window GATAATGAAGCGCTGAGTTCGCTTGTTGTTGCGCGTTTTATATCCCTTGGTCGGCAAACCCCATGGGCTGACCGGATGCCGTCCGCCCGAAGTTTTTCCCTCGCCGCCGCCATGCGGGTGATCGATCGGGTTCATAGCCACGCCCCGGACGGTCGGTCTCCAGCCCATCCACCGCGAACGGCCGGCCTTGCCGATGGAGATGTTCTCATGATCCAGGTTCCCTACCTGCCCGATGGTCGCGTAGCAGTCCAGGTGCACCATCCGTGTTTCGCCCGAGGGCATTTTGATCTGCGCATACCCGGCTTCCTTGGCCAGAAGTTGCGCCGCGACACCGGCAGCCCGTGCCATCTGGCCGCCTTTCCCCTTCTTGAGCTCGATGTTGTGAATCATGGTGCCGAGCGGAATGTTCTTGAGGGGCAAGGCATTGCCGACCAGAATGTCGGCGCCTTCGCCGGCAACCACAGTGGTGCCCTCCTTCAATCCGTGAGGGGCCAGAATGTAA encodes:
- the rplB gene encoding 50S ribosomal protein L2, with the protein product MAIKTYRPTSPAIRFRTTLDNKELSAGRPLKRLTESKRRISGRNNKGHLTIRHRGGAHKRLFRVIDFLREKRDIPARVTTLEYDPNRSARIALLTYADGEKRYILAPHGLKEGTTVVAGEGADILVGNALPLKNIPLGTMIHNIELKKGKGGQMARAAGVAAQLLAKEAGYAQIKMPSGETRMVHLDCYATIGQVGNLDHENISIGKAGRSRWMGWRPTVRGVAMNPIDHPHGGGEGKTSGGRHPVSPWGLPTKGYKTRNNKRTQRFIIKRRGKR